The sequence TGTTTTTCTAAAAAAAAATAATTAAAAATTACTAAATAGCTCATATTTGAAATGAAACGTATAAATAAAGAACAGGAAATAAAAAAAAGAACTCCACTTGGAGTCCTCGCTGATGACTAAAAATTTTAATTTATTGATTTGGGAAGGAGTTTTGTATGAAAAGAAATAACCCCCGTTAAAAACGGGATCCTTAGGTCTTTTTTACAAGGGGCAACTTAGAATAATTCCATTATTTCTCTTCTTGGGCTTTCTTGCAATAATCTATGCATTTATCCAGCCATTTAAGAAGACTCTCTTGGCGTATAATTGCACCTTCTAATATTATAAAATCTCCAAAACGATCACTATTATAATCAGGAACCACAGGATACTGTTCTAAAATTTTCTGCAAAGCATATAAACGCTTCTTATGTTGCATTTTCTGACTTTCTAAAAGGTGAATTCTTGATTCTAAATCTAGATTATTAGAAAAATACATACGCAATCTAAAAACATCTTTAGGAGTCTTTTCAATAATTTCATCTTTGTGTAACCACATAAGAAGTTCTTTTTGTCCTTTTTCAGTAATAGAATATTGTTTTTTTTCTAATATATCTCCACTAATTTCAATATCATAGGTAACAAACTCTTCTTTAGCTAATCTTTTTAATTCCGGGTAAATTTGGCTGTGTTTTGCATACCAAAATTCAGATAATTCATAATTAAATTCTTTTCCAATGTCATATCCAGTCATAGGTCTTCTATTTAAAAGTCCTAAAATTGCATATTTTAAAGTTCTCATACTATCAGCCACCTTTTTTCTAATTATTTTTATTTAATAATTTTATCATATAAAAATTACATCTACAAATATATATATATCAAGACATATAAATGTTTACATGTCTGAAAAAATATGTTATGCTTGATTCCAAGTTGTTATTTCAAAATAAATGACAATAAACTCAAAATATAAACAGGGGGAGGTGGAGATGCTACGCTAAATTTTATGTTGTTATTTCTAAAGAAAAGATAAAAAAATCACAATAAAATAGGAGGAAATATGGATTATTCAAAAAAAAGATGGTTAATTTTAATTGCTAGTTGTTTTATTAATCTTTGCATTGGTTCTTTATATGCATGGAGTGTGTTTTCAGCACCTATGGCGGAATATTTAAGTCAAATTAATGGTGTGAAAATTACGCCTGCACATTTAACAGTTGTGTTTATCGTTGCTAACTCAGTAGGTCCTATCACAATGATCTCTGGAGGAAAAATTAATGACACTTTTGGACCCAAATTAGTAATTTTTGTTGGCGGACTTATGTTTGGTGGTGGAATGATATTATCCGGATTTGCTAAAAGTGTTAGTTCGTTGATACTCTCATATGGAGTTATAACAGGACTAGGTCTTGGAATGGTATATGGTTGTACGATCAGTACTTCTATCAAGTTTTTTCCAGACAAAAGAGGATTTGTTGG comes from Psychrilyobacter piezotolerans and encodes:
- a CDS encoding PadR family transcriptional regulator produces the protein MRTLKYAILGLLNRRPMTGYDIGKEFNYELSEFWYAKHSQIYPELKRLAKEEFVTYDIEISGDILEKKQYSITEKGQKELLMWLHKDEIIEKTPKDVFRLRMYFSNNLDLESRIHLLESQKMQHKKRLYALQKILEQYPVVPDYNSDRFGDFIILEGAIIRQESLLKWLDKCIDYCKKAQEEK